GTAGTGATAAAACAGTTAAATACGTATGCTTTTGGTTTCTTCACTCTCACTTCTTTGTATAAAAATGGTTTTGATTCCATTATCgattttgtttttaagcttGTGCGCCCTCTCTTTGTGTCCTTTAGCTCTAGGCAGCAGCCCAGGGTCAGAACGCAGCGAATTGCCGAGTGTGCAGGCGTGTCTGAATCGGGTGACTGCAAGGACGACCGACAAGAGCCGGGGAGGGGTCAATGGAAGAGTCCCTGGCGGCAGGCCTCGGCTGCAGTCTAAACCACCAGGTACATAATAGCATGTGGGAAAAAATTCAGCCAGACGCCACAAAGTGAGAATCTTAGGAGACACAAATTATTATAGCATTTCGGTGTCTGATTCACAACATGTGGTCTCAGTGACCTTTCTACTGCTGTTTTTCACTTCGTCTTTGTTTACTCTGTAAAtctgcagaaaaacactgaatgaaTCAGTGCTTATGGACGCTGTTTGACACTGTTAACATCCACGAAATGGTCAAACCAGAAGAAGAGTTATGTAAGCTGGCTTGGGTTCAGTGAACCGAGAGACTCGTTCCTCTTGTGTTTGCGTTGGGTAAATCATTCTACACAGATAATGCAGGGAACAGAGCTCCATTCTTCCTGCTGCTGTAAGTCAGGCAGGATATTTAGTTGCAAAGCCATGCGCAGTTAGTTTTTGCCAAGCCcgattatttctttattacatTTAGGACGTTTATTACAGTTCAGTGTCCTACAGGTGGTGTCACTTGTGACAGCTGATGCTGCCACCTTCAGCTTCAAACTGAGATTGCAGTAAGAAAATGAATTGAAGCTGTGATTAGTATTCAGGACATTTCTCATGTTGTAAATTCCTCTGTTTTATATCCAGTGCCTCCAAAGCCACTGCACCTCCAAAGCCCAGTGACAGATATCCCATCCCCATTGGGCCACATCCAGAAACCCCCACTTATAAGCAGGATGGAGGACGGAAGTGGAGGAGGAAAAACGGGGGCTGTCAGCCGGGAGAGACCCAGAGAGAAACCCTCCAAAGTCTTAGACCTGATCAGCCGCTTTGAGGAGAACAGGTTCGGCCTCTTAACTTTCTCTGCCTCGATATCTGCAGAAATGAGCAGTTACTTGATCCGTGGATGAATTGCTCATTCTGTTATTTTCCTAATAATGTTTAGGAAATGTAAGCCTCTGTTATTGCTTTTGCTGATTTAAAACTCCGTCACAATGTGTGATTGAATTAGCAGCTTTTGCCTTGATGTGGTTGAAAGATTTCATCTTTGTAACTTCTTGGCTTTTGTAATAAATCTCTGGCTTGTTGTAATCACAGTGACAGAAATTGGTCTTTCCCAACTTTTCTACACCAactatttcaaggataaaaaagcagaagtttCAAAGTTTTCAGCCGCGACTCATTGATTGTACGTCGGACGAGAGTCATTAGAGAGAGTAAGTGGAGATTAGTCTGTGGCTGCTGAGCCAAGTGTTAGCAAGGGGATGAAAGGAGATTTGTACAGGCGAGGGGAAACACGGGTCCACATTTGTGGGACAGAACTCGGTGCTGCGAGAGGAGGATGAGGTAGGAAATCTTTGACGAATGTGTATACTTTGATATTGTTGCCTCATAGTTAAATTGTGAGTTAGATTCTGTAAGATTTTTCCAGTGTTGATCTGTGTCTAACTTGTTGTGCTTTACTCGTGCAAGTTTGCACTGTAGCTGCAGCCTTGTGTCTCTGAGGGAGGCCCATTGCAAGCGGTGAGAGGCACAACAATGGTGCCCTTGTCTGTTCGTACAGTTGCACCCCTAAAATATGCAATCTGCAGCAGTAGCAGCCCACTAAAATCTGTCTCATCTCTGGCCTGGATCTCTAAAAATCTCCCGGGTCTACAGGCTTTCTTTGCACCTTTCATCGCATTTTCTGGTGTGAAATGAGGTTAATCAGAGGAATCTGGTGCATCTATTTCATTCAGCCACTCCTGGGCAGTGAGGATTATCCCTCCAGTGGCCCTGGAGCTCAAAGAAGAGAAACGCTTCACACAGATTCTGTGAACAGAATTAACCTACTAATGTACTAATCTGGTTCACAAGGTTTGGCTGCCTTAAAGGCAGCTAGGCGACGACCACACTGCAACTGAAGCTGCTCTTAATTCGTGTCTGGTTGAGCCTGTTTTGAAACACTGTCATGTCCTGGAACACTTGCTGTGCTATTTGTGTGGAAGGAGGAAGTGATGTGTGCACCTACAAAGTGATGCGGCTGTATTGTTTCTGAATACTGTATTAAATAGTATGTCGCCCACTAGTTGTGGTACTGTCAGTCTTACTCTGAGTGGTGAAAAGATAGTTTCATGTTCCCACACCACAGGTGGGTGACGGCCCCCGACACATTCATCTGTCGGGTGTTTCACCAGCTGTTTGTTCTTCCTCTATTTATtgatacttcctgtttctaCTGGGCAGGGAGAAAAAAGTCATCTGTTGGTTGATTGTTTTTTGCATCGGTAAACGTTAGATTCCAGATATAGACATGGtaactttttttaatctgctAACAGTTTTGCCTTTAATGTACTGTACTGAGTTCAGATAATCTTAGCTGAGACACAGTGGCTACTGTTGCTGCTTCTTGTTTGGCTGAACGTGTGGAGTATCATTTGCTGGGAAACAGCTGCACCGACTGCCGGTACAGGATGTCGAGCAGCTGAATGGTGacattgtacacacacacacattgttgtCAATCTAGTTTCCATTTCTGTGCTGCGTGTCAGTTGTCTTCTGcaaattgttttttcatttcattcatttggaTGCTAAGCATAAAAGAGGCCTCGCAGCAGAATGTATAAAGTAGGTTTTCCATGTGTGGGGAAGTAGTGCAGCATCTACCTCTCGGGAGTAGTGGTGATTTACTTTTCTGCTCCTCCTATTGCTCTGTTGCTCCTCGTTACTGTGCCCCTTTGCTTTACTCACACTTCCTCTCAGCTCTCAGTCAGCAACCTAATAAGACAGCAGGAAGTTTGTGCATCTCTActggtttatttttaactctCACACTCATGTGCAAAAGCTCTCTGCTTGCTGTTGTGCACCACACTCTGTCAATATGTCACCTTGAGGAGGTATGGACCAGCCTActctaaatttctttttttttcccctcccttatTTTCTTATTCTGGGAAGGTTTGTTAGTTAGCCCTTTATACACTCTTACCCAGACTGAGCCACTTCCtcctttgctttttcttctgttcctccagcaacacagaaaacaagagAGACAGCTCACCGCTCAAACACATCAACAAGTCTGCCAACTGCAGTCCAGCTCACCGTGCATGTCCAAAGACGGAGACCAGCAGGAACACCTCTGCGGCGGCCACGACACAAGATGCCAACAGGCAAGCAGCGAACGGGGTGCTAGTGCAGATGGACAAGGACAacgagaaggagaaggaggataCAGAGGAGAATCATGaaagtgtgaggacagagactGCTGAGCTTGTAAATGGAGATATGGGGAGCTCGGAACAGAGCGATGATCATTCGCCTTCACACGTGGACAGGACTGGTAACGAGACTGAGAATGAGGAGACTGATGCTAAGACAGAAGGCGAGCACAAGAATGAAGAAGGGAGCACAGACCACAAGGTACGTATTGAGTTTAAGCATTTGCTTTGTGCTCCTGGGACCCAAGTGTTGCGCATTTCTACCTGCTATGTAATACATTAAAGCTGCCTTCCTGCACTGACTCATCTCTGATAGACAAACTctcagcatttatttattttctcagcTTTCAGTATGATTAAATCATGTGAACTACTTCATCTCTGGGTGACTGTAACGTTGTAAGGATAGAGTTACAGGGGaagtgtatgcatttctttcagcactttgtgcgtgtgtgtgtgtctcagtggGGTATTTTTCTGTGAAGGGCAAACAGATGTCAACATTTAAGCAGCTGACTCCGTGCTTCAGTAATCTCTCCCATGGGAACCCATTTTGCCTGCTGTTGTCTGGTGATTATAGATATCTCAGGTTCAGATCAATCTCAGTCTTCACAGTGACAAAGACAGCTGGGTAATCTCGCGTTGTGGGAAAGGAAAAGCCTCTCTGCTGTGCAAAAGATATTCATCACTGCTACAAGTCCTACCATTTAAAAACGAACTAAATAAAAGtcagaaacatattttaagtgaTGTCTTCTAGTTTCTTCCGTACTCTTGAAGCAACAAGTGCAAATAAACCCAGACTAACATTGTACTTATTTTACTTGTTACAGTGATTCATTTTACAAACATTACCCACAATTCAGATTTGGTTTTGTTGCGTTAATAGCTGCTAATGGAGCTACAGTTTGACGTGACCTGTGACAGGGAAGTGACAGGTGTTTTAACAAGCTCCTGTTGATTTAGAGGAAGTCCTGCCATTGTTAATGCTGCTCTGCTGTCATGACTCACCGGGACACTTAATGGGACTGGTATTTGGGTGGATAAATTCAATGTAGTTTCTGTTCAAACCATTCAAAGCAAAAGCATTACAATGGCAAAATGGGCCACAGACCACAAGTTGAATACTTAGTCTGCAATATACATTTCTGCTAAACAAACTGAATTCATGTTTTGTGAGTGATGCAAATAACAAGTTGTAACTTTGAGCCGCCAAGTTTTTTCCAAGGCAGGAGAAGTGCGATCTTTAGAAATAGAATGTAAACTGTTCATCTGAAAGTGTAAAACacagctgttgtgttttaaagttaaagtaGCATATTTACAGAAGCCTACCCAAGTACTGTACTATACTGTATAGGTACTGTACTTTCGAGTAAAGTGATTACTGCTGGTCAGAACGTGCAAtttaatggtgtgtgtgtgtatatatatatatatatatacatacgagacatatatacatatatatatatatatatatttatttatttatttattaggggtgcaacgatacacaaaattcacggttcggttcaatactttggtgtcacggttcgatattttttcgatacaaaaagaaattttcatgcctttttaatttgtcatttattaaaattataagtaTATatattaactcaaaagtacagtttttaaatttaatgttgctgaaacaacaaagggataaaataataaatctatctgattgagAAATCGCTCatgtttggaaaagagagtttattacagagaaatggctctttccaaaataaaagctctactatacgcttcttctgggctatattctcagcagcatattaaacatatcaggtccccataaggagaatcctgtgctaacggctgtctaaatgactcgggtaaagtttgtagcatgctgcttgttgtttttgtctgcttccacttgtctttgcactaggatgatgtcggagtaaatgtgcagtcatattcgttgtgttcccactagtgctgtcagcgttaatctgaaatgacgttaacgccacaacacggcaaatctccgttaacgagctaccgcggatcaccccgtgcatggggctggacggccaacacgttaacgagctaactgcgctaacacactagctcccacccatgtaattgagcattgcgtggcacatccgacatactgttttactttagtccatgactcgcttaccttcagggtcatacgtcacatgaaaaccaaaatagttccaaaggccagatctgaatgagggtgggggaggtccatgttgcaaggagagcttaacttctgtctcgctagcttgcgctgcactCAGTGAATCTCCGTTCGattactccgcctaggctgcactgtcgagcgcagatcaaCTGagtgctccacacagacagcatcgtcagaaggaaagttgataaaataaattaaaaatgttgtattgttcgatacttatgggtaccgaaccgaaagcactgtatcgaacggttcaatatcgatacgagtatcgttgcaccctaatattaatatatatatatatatatatatatatatatatatatatatatatatgtctcgATCCGAGTGATTCTACTGGCCAGTGCACTTTGCTATCTATAATGtctttttattgtgaaagttgtatttttgggAAACAAAgaacttgataaaaaaaaaaaacaatgatcgGCATGTGGATGCATTAATAATGAGTGTACCTAAAGTTTGTTCTGGAACCTTTCAGGTGAGCGTCAGTGTGCTATTGTCACGGCTTCATGGCTTTACTAACCACTCGCCTGAGGCTTAGTTTTATACAGACGTGTAACTTTGTTGGATTTGGTGTCGTTTCCCTTCTTCCACATTTTCATTTCCCATTCGAAGGTCCTCGAGCACCACATCAGTTCACTGTTAGCGTCATGttaatgaaacacacacaggtgcTGCTTGCCGGTGTGTGTAACAACAGCAAAGCTGTGCTGAATACAAGGCTGCAGTGAACAGCAGTGCGTTGAACCCACATTGGTAGATGTACAGCTATAAACGTTGTCTCGCTCACTGGTCACACAGTTCTTGTAGTTTCAATTCAGTTGTGAACGAAATCTTGCAAAGGGAACTAGCAAAGGGACGGGAAGCTACGCTTTCAAAAAAAGATGTGGGAATTGACAAAGCCATTGTTAGAGAAGTATCAGACGCTGTTAAGTTGCCAGTAAATGATGTGACTCTGTATGTGTTCGTCTCTCAGCAGAATAGCACTTTCACACATTAGTAACTGAATAATTCCCAGAATAATCTCAGTTCAATTTTACTGCAAATCGGCATGCAGGTACTTTACATGGCAATGGCAAGACTTTCATGTGCTATAGCCAGAAATGCACGAattcacatgtgtgtgtgtgtgtgttctctttTTTCAGGAGACAAACGAACAGAAACTATTTAAAATCGCCAGCGAGCTCTTGCACACAGAGAAGGCTTACGTGGCTCGACTGAACCTGCTGGACCAGGTGAGGAACCCAGCGAGAGGCCACTTCTGTTTTCTTGACCATTTTCCATTGTAAAAGGTTTAACATTGCGCAGAACAGAAACCCTAATTTGTAGCCACTGTATATGTCTCTTCAGGAgttttgtgctaagctaatggAGGAGGCCAATAAGGGAACATTCCCTGTGGACGTAGTAAAGAACATCTTCTCCAATATCTCCTCCATCCACGCCTTTCACAGCCAGTTTCTGCTTCCCGACCTGGAGAAACGGATGGGAGAATGGTGAGATTCAGCTACTCGAACTAGTGCTCATACATGTGCTGATGCAGCTGCTTGTACCGCTGCGCTGATGATGCATGAGGTCAAGATCAGCAGTTTTGGAGCTATTTTAATACATGTACACGTACAAGGAATAAAAATGGACGGTTCAGCCAGTGCAAGCTACAAAGAAACTGTCTTTGTACTAAATTAGATCTTTTACTTTTACAACCCCACCCACATCTTTCCTGCAGGGACTCTAAACCTCGCATTGGGGACATCCTGCAGAAACTCACACCCTTCCTCAAAATGTATGCAGAATATGTGAAGAATTTCGACAAAGCCATGGAGTTGCTGAAGCAGTGGACAGACCGTTCACCTCAGTTTAAGGCTATAATTCAGGAGATACAGGTATGCACTGTGTAACAGAGTCCAGTAaaggaaaaaatgcattttcataCCGTGTTGTGGCTTTTATGCTTAAGCGTCTGTTGTGTTACGAAGCATTTGTATGATAAAGGAAAATCAAAGCTTTCTTGTTCTGTCTGGACAGAGTCAAGAGATCTGTGGGTGTCTAACGCTTCAGCATCACATGTTGGAGCCAGTGCAGCGCGTCCCTCGATATGAGATGTTGCTTAAAGACTACCTGAAGAAGCTGCCTCAGGACGACCCCGATCGAAGAGATGCAGAAAGTAAGTAGGAACGGCACCTGAACGCTGCACAGTGAGGAATCGGGTTCATTTCACTGAGGGTGTCTAAAATTATTCTGTTAAGTTTCTGGATTATCTGCCCTTTTTTTCAGGATCATTAGAGATTATTGGAACAGCAGCTACTCACTCCAACAGTGCCATAAGAAAGTCTGTAAGTAAAGATTGGCTTTAGCCAGCTGATACAGATCCTCTCTAACAGTTTCTCATTTACTAAGATGAACATAACTTCATCTTTTAGGAAAatctaaagaaactgctggaaattTACGAGATGCTGGGTGAAGAGGAGGACATTGTTAATCCTTCCAACGAGTTCATCAAAGAGGGCCACATCTTGAAGCTGGCGGCCAGGAACACGTCAGCAATGGAGCGATACCTCTTCCTGGTGAGAGAAACACCTTCTTGTATAATGAAGGACACTGCGGGGAAATATGCTGAGGCGAGACTTTGCCCGCATCAGTCAATTGAAACAAGTGAATCATTTCTTGCTAGGACCACCTCTGTGTAAGGATACATCAGAGGCACATGAAGAAGTCTCTCAATTACTGAGATTGCCAGATGATGTGATTAACTTGTGTCTGTTTCTAATTAGCTGAACATAGAATGTGCCCCGTGTGCGTGATTCGGGTTACCTGCAGAGTTTTAGGTTTTCACCCTCAGGAAGGAAACTGTGCCCAGAAATCTAAACTACAATAGTGCTGATGCATCCAGCTTACATGGTTGCATAACTCAACTGCAAAGtggtttttcccccttttctcctAGTTCAACAATATGCTGTTATACTGCGTCCCGAAATTCAGCCTGGGAGGTCCTAAATATACGGTGAGGACTCGAATCGGCATCGATGGGATGAAGGTCCTGGAAACAATCAATGAGGACTACCCTCATACCTTCCAAGTGTCTGGGAAGGAGAGGACACTTGAACTCCAGGCCAGGTACTCTTTTTCGAGCATTAACACACAATATGCAAAAGTTAAATTCTCCATTCAGCACCCAAGTGTTAAGCACTCTgttaaaagtgcaaaaacaatgtTATATGTATGAAACGGCTGCTAAATGACTACACCCGGTGTTCATTTTCAGATCCTGTAAATCAGTGGCTCTCAGCCCTTTTGCTGTTGTGTGACAGATTAATTTGAACGCATCCTTGTCTTTTATGTGTTAAACTgaattctgtttctgttttctccacCTCATCAGCTCAGAGCAAGACAAGGCTGACTGGATCAAGGTACGTAATTTCCAGGTGATTTTCCTATTTAACTCTTCgttttttcaaacaaatttaaagtgacacCCCCTGTCGTGCTTATTCTTTTCCAGGCTTTCCAGGCGATCATCGAGATCTTCCAGCAGAAAAACGAGTCATTCAAGAATGCACTAAAAGACATGGACGAAGTGTCGGTCAGTGTTGGATCAAATTGCACAGAGTTGAATTGCCCACACATGTCTGTGCTGCCACAGTGAgtgggctttttttcttttaatggcaGAAAGCTGAGCTGGGAAAGCGCGCGCCGCGCTGGATCCGTGACAACGAAGTGACAATGTGTATGAAGTGTAAGGAGTCTTTCAATGCTATTACACGTCGGAGACACCACTGCAGAGCCTGCGGCTACGTGAGTAATGTTTCTGTTGTGGGTGCCATGCATGTGTATGCACACTACAGGGTAGAGAggttagaccaggggtgggcaatcttagtccacgagggccggtgtcctgcaggttttagatctcactttgggtcaacacacctgaatcacatgattagttcgttaccaggcctctggagaacttcgggacatgttgaggagctgatttagccatttaaatcagctgcgttggttcaaggacacatctaaaacctgcagggacaccggccctcgtggactgagattgcccacccctgggttAGACCCCATTAGTTGAATTGGGAATACCCAGATACCGCCTATGTGATGTTTTATTCCACCAAATATGTCGAATGATGATTTAATGACGTTTTAAACCACAAAATGTGTGGATCACCCCTCtgaatctttgaattcaggtgttttcagtcctGTTGCCATAAGTGTATCGAATCAAACGCTCAGCCACAAAAATCTGTGAACAAATGAGTTGCTCTAAAAACTCACAGAATAGAGTGTTGAGCAATATAGGGAGTAAAAGCTGCTGCCGCTCTGCTAACTCAGTGACTGCAGAGTTCCaaacctcctctcctcctctctcctctcctcctcttgctaAATTGTTATCATCATTGATAACAATATTGCTGCCTGTCTCTTACAGGTGGTGTGCTGGAAATGCTCAGACTATAAAGCGCCGCTTGAATACGATGGCAACAAAATGAACAAAGTGTGCAAGGACTGCCACTGCATCCTGACTGGAGAGGCGATAGCGGAGGGCAAGAAAAAGGGCATTCTCGAGGTGACTTTTCAGTGAATAAACCTGATGTTGTCTAATGCAAACCCTCATTTATATCAGCGAAGATAAgatgaataacaaaaacaacaaaaacaagacatttcAGTGAAACAGCTTCAACAATTTTAAAATTCTAAGCTTGTTGAAGGGTGAATATATTGTATGGCTGATGGATTAGACTACAATAGTTGTAGCTAACTTACTTAAAACAAGTGACTGTGCACTTGAAAGTTAAAGTGGTAATGCGAGTAAACCGTCATGTGACAGAAATAACATCAGCTGgcgttcctgttttgtttttttcttttgctgatcTGTGCGCAT
This Astatotilapia calliptera chromosome 7, fAstCal1.2, whole genome shotgun sequence DNA region includes the following protein-coding sequences:
- the fgd4a gene encoding FYVE, RhoGEF and PH domain-containing protein 4a isoform X6 — translated: MSNTENKRDSSPLKHINKSANCSPAHRACPKTETSRNTSAAATTQDANRQAANGVLVQMDKDNEKEKEDTEENHESVRTETAELVNGDMGSSEQSDDHSPSHVDRTGNETENEETDAKTEGEHKNEEGSTDHKETNEQKLFKIASELLHTEKAYVARLNLLDQEFCAKLMEEANKGTFPVDVVKNIFSNISSIHAFHSQFLLPDLEKRMGEWDSKPRIGDILQKLTPFLKMYAEYVKNFDKAMELLKQWTDRSPQFKAIIQEIQSQEICGCLTLQHHMLEPVQRVPRYEMLLKDYLKKLPQDDPDRRDAERSLEIIGTAATHSNSAIRKSENLKKLLEIYEMLGEEEDIVNPSNEFIKEGHILKLAARNTSAMERYLFLFNNMLLYCVPKFSLGGPKYTVRTRIGIDGMKVLETINEDYPHTFQVSGKERTLELQASSEQDKADWIKAFQAIIEIFQQKNESFKNALKDMDEVSKAELGKRAPRWIRDNEVTMCMKCKESFNAITRRRHHCRACGYVVCWKCSDYKAPLEYDGNKMNKVCKDCHCILTGEAIAEGKKKGILEIEAGQFADSSIMCGFLQHSEKSKIWQKCWCVIPEKESLVLYLYGAPQDVKAQCTIPLVGYSVDDTTRPTDPPASFHISQSKSTHNFAAETEELKQRWLKVIRVAVKGEIPERPETNGSGVSDNNNTEEASTDNT
- the fgd4a gene encoding FYVE, RhoGEF and PH domain-containing protein 4a isoform X7; amino-acid sequence: MDKDNEKEKEDTEENHESVRTETAELVNGDMGSSEQSDDHSPSHVDRTGNETENEETDAKTEGEHKNEEGSTDHKETNEQKLFKIASELLHTEKAYVARLNLLDQEFCAKLMEEANKGTFPVDVVKNIFSNISSIHAFHSQFLLPDLEKRMGEWDSKPRIGDILQKLTPFLKMYAEYVKNFDKAMELLKQWTDRSPQFKAIIQEIQSQEICGCLTLQHHMLEPVQRVPRYEMLLKDYLKKLPQDDPDRRDAERSLEIIGTAATHSNSAIRKSENLKKLLEIYEMLGEEEDIVNPSNEFIKEGHILKLAARNTSAMERYLFLFNNMLLYCVPKFSLGGPKYTVRTRIGIDGMKVLETINEDYPHTFQVSGKERTLELQASSEQDKADWIKAFQAIIEIFQQKNESFKNALKDMDEVSKAELGKRAPRWIRDNEVTMCMKCKESFNAITRRRHHCRACGYVVCWKCSDYKAPLEYDGNKMNKVCKDCHCILTGEAIAEGKKKGILEIEAGQFADSSIMCGFLQHSEKSKIWQKCWCVIPEKESLVLYLYGAPQDVKAQCTIPLVGYSVDDTTRPTDPPASFHISQSKSTHNFAAETEELKQRWLKVIRVAVKGEIPERPETNGSGVSDNNNTEEASTDNT